Proteins encoded within one genomic window of Victivallis lenta:
- a CDS encoding DNA mismatch endonuclease Vsr: protein MDSLTKEKRSWNMSRIRSNDTTPELAVRSFLFRHGFRFRLHVKSLPGHPDIVLPKYKTVIEVRGCFWHRHPGCRQATMPSSNVEFWQKKFKQNVDRDKETEKQLNELGWNLIVVWECELKSDEFLKSLPSLILNKRNCQ from the coding sequence ATGGATTCCCTGACCAAAGAAAAACGAAGCTGGAACATGAGCCGGATTCGGTCGAATGACACGACACCGGAACTCGCAGTGCGATCGTTCCTCTTCCGGCACGGATTCCGCTTCCGACTTCATGTCAAAAGTCTGCCGGGACATCCCGACATTGTCCTTCCAAAATACAAAACAGTTATTGAGGTTCGCGGTTGTTTTTGGCATCGGCATCCCGGATGCCGACAGGCAACCATGCCGTCCTCAAATGTTGAATTCTGGCAGAAGAAATTCAAACAGAATGTCGACAGAGACAAGGAGACGGAAAAACAGCTGAACGAGCTCGGTTGGAATCTAATCGTGGTTTGGGAATGCGAGCTGAAATCAGATGAATTTCTAAAATCCCTTCCATCCTTAATTCTTAATAAAAGGAATTGCCAATGA
- a CDS encoding TIGR02391 family protein: MNYGKSLSEQELKSIASVLGATESILSKANLKDLMIQEKLHIVDDGYRSNQYVYRLGLNKRDWLYNCFAETCNQEQSFDKIYRFIEAAMNPIRYAADSDRSKYFSLKEELNKVLLLIGLFVDERGKLLPTKQASTLEEVDERVNHLNAELQKRCIHYEVKKYCKKELLQKDFFDAVFEASKGLAQRVREISGMQGDGGQLFQQAFSLKNPSLFFNSLRTESEKSEFTGLSELLQAIFHLVRNPAAHTPKINWKVEEEKALDILTVISFAHKYLDECRQMPGKLTQK, encoded by the coding sequence ATGAATTATGGGAAATCACTTTCCGAGCAGGAATTAAAATCAATAGCCAGTGTTTTGGGAGCAACAGAAAGCATTCTCTCTAAAGCGAACCTTAAGGATTTAATGATTCAGGAGAAACTCCACATCGTAGACGACGGATACCGAAGCAACCAATACGTTTATCGATTGGGGCTGAATAAGCGAGATTGGCTTTACAATTGTTTTGCCGAGACCTGTAATCAAGAGCAGAGTTTCGACAAAATTTATCGTTTTATTGAAGCTGCAATGAATCCAATTAGATATGCTGCTGACTCCGACAGATCGAAATATTTTTCACTCAAGGAAGAATTGAATAAAGTTTTGCTTTTAATTGGACTTTTTGTAGATGAAAGAGGTAAACTTTTGCCTACGAAACAAGCCTCGACTCTTGAGGAGGTTGATGAGCGTGTCAATCACCTTAATGCAGAATTGCAAAAGAGATGCATCCATTACGAAGTGAAAAAGTATTGCAAGAAAGAGCTTCTTCAAAAGGATTTCTTCGATGCCGTATTTGAGGCGTCAAAAGGGCTTGCTCAACGAGTACGTGAAATTTCTGGCATGCAAGGGGATGGAGGACAACTTTTTCAACAAGCATTTTCCTTAAAGAATCCAAGTTTATTTTTTAATTCTCTTAGGACTGAGTCCGAGAAAAGTGAATTTACCGGACTGAGCGAGTTACTTCAGGCTATTTTCCACCTCGTCCGTAATCCCGCAGCCCATACACCTAAAATCAACTGGAAAGTAGAAGAGGAAAAGGCTCTTGACATTCTGACAGTCATTTCATTTGCTCATAAGTATCTCGATGAATGTCGTCAGATGCCTGGGAAGTTGACCCAAAAATAG
- a CDS encoding Bro-N domain-containing protein: protein MSETGKKSLVVFQDKTIRRTLHNDEWYFAVVDVVAVLTDSVNPTDYIKKIRRRDPILAQGWGQIVTPLSIETAGGVQKVNCANVKGLFRIIQSIPSPKAEPFKQWLAQVGYDRVLEIENPELAQERMKELYEQKGYPKDWIDKRLRGIAIRQNLTDEWKARGITDERDFAILTAEISKATFGMTPSAYKIYKGLNSPNQNLRDHMTDLELIFTMLGERVTTELSKQEKPTSMPGHKSVAQRGGRVAGNARKETEKELGHSIISEENHLSNDELPGIGEGEDK, encoded by the coding sequence ATGAGCGAAACGGGTAAAAAATCCCTTGTGGTCTTTCAGGACAAGACTATTCGCCGGACATTGCACAATGATGAATGGTATTTTGCCGTGGTTGATGTTGTAGCGGTTTTGACGGACAGTGTCAATCCGACGGATTACATCAAAAAAATCCGTCGCCGCGATCCGATACTCGCGCAAGGGTGGGGACAAATTGTCACCCCCCTTTCCATCGAAACGGCTGGCGGGGTTCAAAAGGTGAACTGTGCCAATGTCAAAGGACTGTTCCGTATCATCCAGTCCATCCCATCGCCCAAAGCAGAACCGTTCAAGCAGTGGCTGGCGCAAGTTGGCTACGACCGGGTGTTGGAGATCGAAAATCCCGAACTCGCCCAGGAACGCATGAAAGAACTCTATGAGCAGAAAGGTTATCCAAAGGATTGGATTGACAAGCGGTTGCGCGGTATCGCCATTCGCCAGAATCTCACCGATGAATGGAAAGCGCGAGGTATCACCGATGAACGAGATTTTGCCATCCTTACTGCGGAAATCAGCAAGGCAACTTTCGGTATGACGCCGTCTGCCTACAAAATCTACAAAGGATTGAATTCACCGAATCAAAATCTCCGCGACCATATGACAGACCTGGAACTGATTTTCACCATGCTCGGCGAACGTGTCACTACGGAACTTTCCAAACAGGAAAAACCTACCTCCATGCCGGGACATAAATCGGTGGCGCAACGAGGCGGCAGGGTTGCCGGGAATGCCAGAAAAGAGACGGAAAAAGAATTAGGGCACTCCATTATATCCGAAGAAAATCATCTCTCCAACGATGAACTGCCTGGAATCGGAGAAGGCGAAGATAAATGA
- a CDS encoding helix-turn-helix domain-containing protein, protein MSHKQDKAAKRKAKLKARKFHAEQHRLYQSGRIADALMDLCADVLPEYVDDSRGIDLVGRNILWRMGMVAWNIAVTGRREIDESSINTMKLDEESRRMVRDEVNALVRLKYKKYPDLRTSISNVSAVNAAGVAKLKVVLGDTFPAVSIPDFTDESGLLTPEQLLAKRKALGLSQVKFAAALNVSVKKVSAWEHGKAEPSEDEIEKIAALFREKVCCNK, encoded by the coding sequence ATGAGTCATAAGCAGGACAAAGCCGCCAAACGCAAAGCAAAGCTGAAGGCGCGGAAATTTCACGCTGAGCAACATCGTCTGTACCAGAGCGGACGTATCGCCGATGCGCTCATGGATCTGTGTGCCGATGTTCTGCCGGAGTATGTCGACGATTCCAGGGGGATCGACCTTGTCGGGCGCAATATTCTCTGGCGCATGGGCATGGTCGCGTGGAATATCGCCGTCACCGGCCGCCGGGAGATTGATGAATCCTCTATCAACACGATGAAGCTGGATGAGGAATCCCGGAGGATGGTGCGGGATGAAGTCAACGCGCTTGTCCGGCTCAAATACAAGAAATATCCTGATCTCCGGACCTCCATTTCAAATGTATCCGCTGTCAATGCCGCCGGAGTTGCAAAGCTGAAAGTTGTTCTCGGCGATACATTCCCTGCTGTGTCCATTCCTGATTTTACCGATGAATCCGGACTTCTTACACCGGAACAACTTCTTGCCAAACGCAAGGCATTGGGACTCTCGCAGGTTAAGTTTGCCGCCGCGCTCAACGTTTCCGTGAAGAAGGTCTCCGCATGGGAGCATGGGAAGGCCGAACCAAGTGAGGATGAAATAGAAAAGATAGCCGCTCTTTTTCGTGAGAAAGTTTGCTGCAACAAATGA
- a CDS encoding DNA methylase has protein sequence MNDRVYIAIDLKSFYASVECADRKLDPLTTNLVVADQSRTDKTICLAVSPALKACGIPGRPRLFEVVQKVRQVNAQRQRIAPGHRFSGKSVSAPELAANPSLELDYIVAVPRMARYIEVSSQIYDIYLKYVSPDDIHVYSIDEVFIDATPYLKLYKLSACDFAVKLIREVLAATGITATAGIGTNLYLAKVAMDIVAKHIPADENGVRVAELDEQSYREKLWTHRPLTDFWRVGKGYAAKLESLGLRTMGDVARMSVKCEDVLYRTFGVNAELLIDHAWGWEPVTIAEIKAYKPENNSISSGQVLQDPYEFDKGKLVAREMTDQLVLDLVEKHLVTDQLVLTVGYDASNLTDSDRRMRYAGPVRIDHYGREIPKEAHGSVNLDRFTSSGRIITDAMMKLFDRRVDPNLLVRRITVVAAHVLNEKDVPAAPEEQPDLFTDYEALEKQKAAEQAELDKEKRLQQAVLNIKKRMGANAILKGMNLEKGATGKVRNEQIGGHRK, from the coding sequence ATGAATGACCGCGTTTACATAGCGATTGACCTGAAATCCTTTTATGCCTCGGTGGAGTGCGCCGACCGGAAACTCGACCCGTTGACGACCAATCTTGTGGTTGCCGACCAGTCCCGGACGGACAAGACGATCTGTCTCGCGGTTTCCCCGGCGCTGAAAGCCTGCGGCATCCCCGGACGGCCGCGCCTGTTCGAAGTGGTGCAGAAGGTCCGGCAGGTCAACGCCCAGCGGCAGCGCATCGCGCCGGGACACCGATTCAGCGGCAAGTCCGTGAGCGCCCCGGAACTGGCGGCGAACCCGTCTTTGGAACTGGACTACATCGTCGCCGTGCCGCGCATGGCACGTTACATCGAGGTCAGCTCTCAGATTTACGACATCTACCTGAAATACGTCTCACCGGACGACATTCACGTCTATTCCATCGACGAAGTGTTCATCGATGCGACCCCGTATTTGAAACTCTACAAACTCTCTGCCTGCGATTTTGCCGTGAAGCTGATCCGAGAAGTCCTCGCCGCCACCGGGATCACTGCGACTGCGGGGATCGGCACGAATCTGTATCTTGCCAAAGTCGCAATGGATATTGTGGCAAAACACATTCCTGCAGACGAAAACGGGGTTCGAGTCGCCGAACTGGACGAGCAGTCCTACCGGGAGAAACTCTGGACGCACCGACCGCTGACAGACTTCTGGCGAGTTGGCAAAGGTTACGCCGCTAAACTGGAATCCCTGGGGCTGCGGACAATGGGCGATGTCGCCCGGATGTCGGTCAAGTGCGAGGATGTCCTTTACCGGACCTTCGGCGTCAATGCGGAACTGCTGATCGACCATGCCTGGGGCTGGGAACCGGTCACCATTGCGGAGATCAAGGCATACAAACCGGAGAACAACAGCATCAGTTCCGGTCAGGTGCTGCAGGACCCGTATGAATTCGACAAAGGGAAACTGGTCGCCCGTGAGATGACCGACCAGCTGGTGCTCGATCTCGTGGAAAAACATCTCGTGACCGATCAGCTGGTCCTGACCGTGGGATATGACGCCTCCAATCTGACCGATTCGGACCGCCGCATGAGATATGCCGGGCCGGTTCGAATCGACCATTACGGCAGAGAGATTCCCAAGGAGGCACACGGCTCGGTTAACCTTGATCGCTTCACCTCATCCGGCAGAATTATTACGGATGCCATGATGAAACTGTTCGACCGCCGCGTCGATCCGAATCTGCTGGTTCGGCGCATCACCGTTGTGGCGGCGCACGTCCTTAACGAGAAGGATGTCCCCGCCGCCCCGGAGGAACAGCCCGATCTCTTTACGGATTACGAGGCTCTGGAAAAACAGAAAGCGGCGGAACAGGCGGAGCTGGACAAGGAGAAGCGTCTTCAGCAGGCAGTTCTCAACATCAAAAAACGTATGGGAGCGAATGCCATCCTCAAGGGCATGAATCTGGAGAAAGGCGCGACAGGCAAGGTGCGGAACGAACAGATAGGAGGACATCGGAAATGA